Proteins encoded within one genomic window of Sphingomonas sp. KRR8:
- a CDS encoding penicillin acylase family protein — protein sequence MRAFALGLLILTAASPPQVRQWRDEAARVTITRDDWGVAHVRAATDADAVFGMMYAQAEDDFPRIEANYLTALGRTAEAEGEGAIWQDLRARLYVSEPELKARFAASPPWLKRLVQAWASGLNYYLASHPEVKPRVLTRFEPWMALSFTEGSIGGDIERIDLKNLQRFYSGELTSLAAAQVNDGEPRGSNGVAIAPTLTASGHALLLINPHTSFFFRAEQQVTSGEGLNAYGAATWGQFFIYQGFNPDLGWMHTSSGVDSVDEFAVDVRGQGQQRLYRFGQHWRPLGVRPITIRYRTADGRLASRTFNTWRTHRGPIVRAEGGRWVAFAMMDRPVPALEQSFLRTKAHDLSGFLQVAKLQANSSNNTLVATRSGEIAFLLPQFVPRRDNRFDYGKVVDGSDPRTDWRGLHAMAELPNAINPANGWVQNTNAWPYRAAGPNSPDPRRFPRYMDSVGENFRGLHAVQLLSGRRGWTLEALRAAAYDSYQPGFAEMIPALLRAFDALPASDRRRAELTPLIATLRPWDYRWSAESVPQTLAMFWGDALQTALSKIPDEPRNASMARLATATSPAQKLDALEQAKARLVREYGRWAMPWGEVNRFQRVSSRIDHPFSDAQPSIPVPFASAIYGSLASFGSAPKPGTIRWYGTSGNSFVSVVEFGPRVRAVAVTAGGESGHLGSPHFNDQAGRYASGALRPVYFYPDELTSHVERRYRPGE from the coding sequence GTGCGTGCCTTTGCCCTCGGATTGCTGATCCTCACGGCCGCCTCGCCGCCGCAGGTTCGGCAGTGGCGCGACGAAGCCGCGAGGGTTACCATCACTCGCGACGATTGGGGCGTTGCCCACGTCCGTGCTGCGACCGACGCCGATGCCGTGTTCGGGATGATGTACGCGCAGGCGGAGGATGACTTTCCGCGGATCGAAGCCAATTACCTCACCGCTCTTGGCCGCACCGCCGAAGCGGAAGGGGAGGGCGCGATTTGGCAGGATCTCCGGGCCCGGCTCTACGTCAGTGAACCTGAACTAAAGGCGCGGTTTGCGGCGAGCCCGCCTTGGCTGAAGCGGCTGGTGCAAGCGTGGGCGTCTGGGCTGAACTACTATCTCGCCAGCCACCCCGAAGTGAAGCCGCGCGTGCTCACCCGTTTCGAGCCGTGGATGGCGCTGAGCTTCACCGAGGGTAGCATCGGCGGCGATATCGAACGAATCGACCTCAAGAATTTGCAGCGTTTCTACTCGGGTGAACTGACTTCGCTTGCAGCGGCCCAGGTCAACGACGGTGAACCGCGCGGTTCCAACGGCGTAGCCATCGCGCCGACCCTCACGGCGAGTGGCCATGCGCTGCTGCTGATCAACCCGCATACCAGCTTCTTCTTCCGCGCGGAGCAGCAGGTCACGAGCGGCGAAGGGCTCAACGCTTACGGCGCAGCGACTTGGGGGCAGTTCTTCATCTACCAGGGCTTCAACCCCGATCTTGGTTGGATGCACACTTCAAGCGGGGTGGACAGCGTCGACGAGTTCGCCGTCGACGTGCGCGGGCAGGGGCAGCAGCGCCTCTACCGCTTTGGCCAGCACTGGCGGCCGTTGGGCGTGCGGCCGATCACCATTCGCTACCGTACCGCTGACGGCCGCCTCGCCAGCCGCACCTTCAACACCTGGCGCACCCATCGCGGGCCGATCGTGCGCGCGGAAGGCGGCCGCTGGGTCGCCTTCGCAATGATGGACCGGCCAGTCCCCGCGCTGGAGCAGAGCTTCCTTCGGACCAAGGCGCATGACCTGAGCGGTTTCCTGCAGGTCGCGAAGCTGCAGGCCAACAGCTCGAACAACACGCTGGTCGCGACCCGCTCGGGCGAGATCGCCTTTCTCCTTCCGCAGTTCGTGCCTCGCCGCGACAATCGTTTTGATTATGGCAAGGTCGTCGACGGGAGTGATCCGCGGACCGATTGGCGCGGGCTTCATGCGATGGCCGAGCTGCCCAACGCCATCAATCCGGCGAATGGCTGGGTGCAGAACACCAACGCCTGGCCGTATCGCGCAGCGGGGCCCAACAGTCCCGATCCGCGCCGCTTTCCCAGATATATGGATTCGGTCGGCGAGAACTTTCGCGGCCTCCACGCCGTGCAATTGCTGAGCGGTCGTCGCGGCTGGACGCTCGAGGCACTGCGCGCGGCGGCTTACGACAGCTATCAGCCAGGGTTCGCCGAAATGATCCCGGCGCTGCTGCGCGCGTTTGACGCGCTACCCGCAAGTGATAGGCGCCGGGCCGAGCTCACGCCCCTTATCGCGACGTTGCGGCCATGGGATTACCGCTGGAGCGCGGAAAGCGTACCGCAGACCTTGGCCATGTTCTGGGGCGATGCGCTCCAAACGGCGCTCAGCAAGATTCCCGACGAACCGCGCAACGCCAGCATGGCCCGGCTTGCGACCGCTACAAGTCCGGCGCAAAAGCTCGACGCGCTTGAACAGGCCAAGGCCCGCCTTGTGCGCGAGTACGGCCGCTGGGCGATGCCCTGGGGCGAGGTGAACCGCTTTCAGCGCGTGTCGAGCAGGATCGACCACCCGTTCAGCGATGCGCAGCCAAGCATTCCTGTACCGTTCGCCTCGGCCATCTATGGTTCGCTGGCGTCATTCGGATCAGCGCCTAAGCCGGGGACCATTCGCTGGTACGGCACGTCGGGCAACAGTTTCGTGTCGGTGGTCGAGTTTGGGCCGCGCGTGCGGGCGGTGGCGGTCACCGCCGGCGGGGAGAGCGGTCATCTCGGGTCGCCGCACTTCAACGACCAGGCTGGCCGCTACGCCAGTGGTGCGCTTCGGCCGGTCTACTTCTACCCCGACGAACTCACCAGTCATGTCGAGCGGCGTTATCGTCCCGGCGAGTGA
- a CDS encoding S9 family peptidase: MRLIAALLLASVSVAPAAAALHRYGGLTLSPAGAELAAIEGDVAPHSAVVIRSARDGKVMHRFDPCATCSYSGLTYAPSGDDLAFLARDQKAGKATLFLASAGNVRPVATVAGLASTPRFSPDGSRIALLITLGATKETGATQAGARQVGEIGVANDEQRLAIVSVGKAPATSVTPLSPAGRYIYEYDWAPDGRALVVTSALGNGDANWWVATLDRVDAASGAITNIARPATQLNMPRVSPDGRSVAYIGGLMSDFGSIGGDVWTVPFGGGNPTNLTSGQPVTFTSLAWTRGGLRATTLQNDKLGAMAIEPGRAPQPLFAMPVSLAAGDGKVAWDAAGGILATVVQDFTHAPAIYAGPASAPRQLTHENDAAPPAVQARSVTWRNEGYSVQGWLLAPLKADPRVKAPMIVSVHGGPSAANSPRFIEKGLGSALEDAGYYVFLPNPRGSYGQGEAFTAANKRDFGGGDLLDILTGIDAVEKVAPIDDARLGLTGCSYGGFMAMWANTQTNRFKAIVAGAGLSNWISYYGTNGISTWMMPFFGKSAYDDPKIYEDASAVYHVKKARTPTFIYVGERDIEVPPTQSVEWWNALKSQGVPTSLVIYPDAGHCVPTQAADVSKRAIAWFDRYVKPGAR; this comes from the coding sequence ATGCGTCTCATTGCCGCGCTGTTGCTTGCCTCCGTTTCCGTCGCGCCGGCCGCCGCCGCTCTGCACCGCTATGGCGGGCTGACGCTCTCGCCGGCCGGGGCCGAACTGGCCGCGATCGAAGGCGACGTAGCGCCGCACAGCGCCGTGGTGATCCGCTCCGCCCGCGACGGAAAGGTGATGCACCGGTTCGACCCTTGCGCCACCTGTAGTTACTCGGGCCTGACCTACGCCCCGAGCGGCGACGACCTGGCCTTTCTGGCCCGTGACCAGAAAGCCGGCAAGGCGACGCTCTTCCTCGCGAGCGCTGGCAACGTCAGGCCGGTGGCGACGGTCGCTGGCCTCGCCTCCACCCCGCGCTTTTCACCCGATGGCTCCCGCATCGCCCTCCTCATCACGCTGGGCGCGACCAAGGAGACTGGCGCAACCCAGGCAGGTGCACGCCAGGTCGGGGAAATCGGCGTCGCCAATGACGAGCAGCGGTTGGCGATCGTCTCGGTCGGCAAGGCGCCGGCGACCAGCGTAACGCCGCTGTCGCCCGCTGGCCGCTACATCTACGAATATGATTGGGCGCCCGACGGCCGAGCGCTGGTGGTCACGTCCGCGCTGGGCAACGGTGATGCCAACTGGTGGGTGGCGACACTCGACCGGGTCGATGCGGCGAGCGGGGCCATCACCAACATCGCCCGGCCCGCGACCCAGCTCAACATGCCACGCGTGTCGCCCGATGGGCGTTCGGTCGCCTACATCGGCGGACTGATGAGCGACTTCGGCTCGATCGGCGGCGACGTGTGGACGGTGCCGTTTGGGGGTGGCAACCCGACCAACCTGACCAGTGGCCAGCCGGTCACCTTTACTTCCCTGGCTTGGACCCGCGGTGGGCTACGGGCAACGACGCTGCAGAACGACAAGTTGGGCGCCATGGCGATCGAGCCGGGCCGCGCGCCGCAACCGCTGTTCGCCATGCCGGTCAGCCTCGCCGCGGGCGACGGCAAGGTCGCGTGGGATGCGGCCGGTGGCATTCTGGCGACGGTGGTGCAGGACTTCACCCACGCACCCGCCATCTACGCTGGGCCGGCCAGCGCTCCGCGCCAGCTCACCCATGAGAATGACGCGGCGCCGCCGGCGGTGCAGGCGCGCAGCGTCACCTGGCGCAATGAGGGCTACTCCGTGCAGGGCTGGCTGCTTGCGCCGCTCAAGGCCGACCCGCGCGTCAAGGCGCCGATGATCGTTTCGGTCCACGGCGGACCCTCGGCGGCGAATAGCCCGCGTTTCATCGAGAAGGGGCTGGGCAGCGCGCTCGAGGACGCGGGCTATTATGTGTTCCTACCCAATCCGCGCGGCAGTTACGGACAGGGCGAGGCATTCACCGCCGCCAACAAGCGCGACTTTGGCGGCGGCGACCTGCTCGACATCCTGACGGGGATCGACGCGGTCGAGAAAGTAGCGCCCATCGACGACGCGCGGCTTGGTTTGACCGGCTGTTCCTACGGCGGCTTCATGGCAATGTGGGCCAACACGCAGACCAATCGCTTCAAGGCTATCGTCGCCGGCGCGGGCCTGTCCAACTGGATCAGCTACTACGGCACCAATGGCATCAGCACCTGGATGATGCCCTTCTTCGGCAAGTCGGCCTACGACGATCCCAAGATCTACGAGGACGCCTCGGCGGTCTACCATGTGAAGAAAGCCCGGACGCCAACCTTCATCTACGTCGGTGAGCGCGACATCGAGGTGCCGCCGACCCAGTCGGTCGAGTGGTGGAATGCCCTCAAGAGCCAGGGCGTACCGACCAGCCTCGTCATCTACCCCGACGCAGGCCACTGCGTTCCAACCCAGGCTGCGGATGTCAGCAAGCGCGCAATCGCTTGGTTCGACCGCTACGTGAAACCCGGCGCGCGGTAA
- a CDS encoding glycosyltransferase family 39 protein — MFWKLLFLVASAIFLFVDPRISPIALQDEARNANNALEMYLTGPSLITTFDFRPDLWNTKPPLLIWLMDASMTLFGPSEWAIRLPSALAALGTLLATLLFTRRVTGSLPVALLAGTMLLLSPGFFGEHGARTADFDATLTFFVTVALQLIFFAVHRAKPTMASMLLIGALVAGGAMTKSTAAFIPVAGVLVYVALVGRLKRVLRLAPRYSVAVATAIIPLLGFYLLREAAGPGYLAAAYHNDMAGRFSEALNVETRPTFYLTSLLPGWFFGGAFLIATPLAFAKLLGRTRLLLIYAASIVLFSLLVLSAATNRALQYALPLFPWLSILAALAFRHLVSLAVKSWGRGRRVEPLVLAAALGLAVGLPAYQAAYWRYKRFPARDFYPQSSYGDLFAALAARGVTDVTVVDPGIMHLGKPGYAPLLRWHQLVWREKGLRARRAMVDQPQLRLPIASCEPTISMSWGAGAERLGSCAVLWRRPVAAPVRG, encoded by the coding sequence TTGTTCTGGAAGCTGCTGTTCCTGGTCGCGAGCGCGATCTTCCTGTTCGTCGATCCGCGCATCTCTCCGATTGCGCTGCAGGATGAGGCACGAAACGCGAATAACGCGCTTGAAATGTACCTGACCGGTCCCAGCCTGATCACGACCTTCGACTTCAGGCCCGACCTCTGGAACACCAAGCCGCCGCTGCTCATCTGGCTGATGGATGCCAGCATGACATTATTCGGGCCGTCCGAATGGGCCATTCGATTGCCCTCGGCGCTGGCGGCGCTCGGCACATTATTGGCCACACTGCTGTTCACCCGGCGAGTGACGGGGTCCTTGCCGGTCGCGCTACTGGCCGGAACGATGCTGCTGCTCAGCCCCGGCTTCTTCGGGGAGCATGGCGCACGGACCGCCGACTTCGATGCGACCCTGACATTTTTCGTCACCGTCGCGCTGCAGCTGATCTTCTTCGCCGTGCATCGGGCAAAACCGACGATGGCATCAATGCTGCTGATCGGAGCTTTGGTGGCGGGCGGAGCCATGACCAAGAGCACGGCGGCCTTTATCCCCGTCGCTGGTGTCTTGGTCTATGTCGCCCTGGTCGGCCGACTGAAGCGCGTGCTTCGTCTGGCACCCCGCTATTCCGTGGCCGTCGCTACCGCGATTATTCCCTTGCTCGGTTTCTACTTGCTTCGAGAGGCGGCCGGGCCTGGCTACCTTGCCGCGGCCTACCACAACGACATGGCCGGGCGCTTCAGCGAAGCGCTGAATGTTGAAACAAGGCCGACTTTCTACCTGACGTCGCTGCTGCCCGGCTGGTTCTTCGGAGGGGCGTTCCTGATCGCCACACCGCTCGCCTTCGCAAAGCTATTGGGCCGGACCAGGCTGCTTCTCATTTACGCCGCCTCCATTGTCCTCTTCTCCCTGCTGGTGCTCAGCGCCGCGACCAATCGCGCTCTGCAATATGCCCTGCCGCTCTTCCCCTGGCTGTCGATCCTCGCCGCTCTCGCTTTTCGTCATCTGGTGAGCCTGGCGGTTAAATCCTGGGGCAGGGGAAGGAGAGTCGAACCACTCGTCCTGGCCGCAGCGCTTGGCCTGGCCGTTGGCTTGCCCGCCTATCAGGCAGCCTACTGGAGGTACAAGCGCTTTCCCGCCCGGGATTTTTATCCTCAGTCCTCCTATGGCGATCTCTTCGCCGCGCTGGCCGCGCGTGGCGTGACCGACGTCACCGTGGTTGATCCCGGGATCATGCACCTCGGCAAACCGGGCTATGCTCCCTTGCTTCGCTGGCACCAGCTGGTCTGGCGCGAGAAGGGTCTGAGAGCCCGGCGTGCGATGGTCGACCAGCCGCAGCTGAGGTTGCCGATTGCCAGCTGCGAGCCAACGATCAGCATGTCGTGGGGAGCAGGCGCCGAGCGGCTCGGAAGTTGCGCCGTGCTCTGGCGTAGACCGGTGGCAGCGCCGGTACGTGGCTGA
- a CDS encoding sulfotransferase has translation MPPARGQEARSDAERRAARGHASSEVLRLASNPAIQHAIGALQARRLADAERIVRQHLSRSPRDVAALCLLGDLAVRAGVLSEAETLFRRALEQLPMFAEAQVNLARVLSQRDALPEAIGLLDDVLHDQPEHRHLQLLRLAWLGQLGDYETARDTYPELLERSPDWPEGWTAYAHLLGTLGDLPGAVTAYRRAIALAPHHGEAWWGLANLKVKVFEAADVEQLRALTNETGLDGERRSLLHFALAKALQDSRDYDSSYRHYVAANRLRKVLLPAPVDPIRAEVDRSICFFTAERFETASRAEESSSGPIFIVGMPRSGSTLVEQILASHSLVEGTSELPYIPMLVHRLMSERRGEGALRFPEVLDGVPTEKLAELGQAYLDAARPHRRSDTPFFIDKLPDNWRYVGLIRMILPGARIVDARRGAMACLWSNYRQWFARGQEYSYDFDDLVEQYRQYLRLMAHMDAVAPGAVITVQHEDVLDDSEREVRRLLARLGLPFEPSCLEFYRNNRPVRTASAQQVRRPIDQSTREDWKNFRPWIGELEDKVASLTNVRR, from the coding sequence GTGCCTCCTGCTCGTGGGCAGGAGGCACGCTCGGACGCGGAGCGGAGGGCGGCTCGCGGGCACGCGAGCAGCGAAGTCCTCCGCCTCGCCAGCAATCCAGCCATCCAGCATGCGATCGGCGCGCTGCAAGCCCGCCGCCTCGCCGATGCCGAGCGGATCGTCCGTCAGCATCTCTCCCGGTCACCGCGCGACGTCGCGGCGCTGTGCCTTCTCGGCGATCTTGCCGTGCGCGCGGGCGTGCTGAGCGAGGCCGAAACGCTCTTTCGCCGCGCGCTCGAACAGCTTCCGATGTTTGCCGAAGCACAGGTCAATCTCGCGCGCGTGCTCTCCCAGCGTGATGCGCTTCCGGAAGCGATCGGCCTGCTCGACGACGTGCTGCACGACCAGCCCGAGCACCGCCATCTGCAGCTGCTCCGGCTGGCATGGCTGGGGCAACTGGGCGATTACGAAACCGCCCGTGATACTTACCCCGAGCTACTCGAAAGATCCCCGGACTGGCCGGAGGGCTGGACAGCGTACGCCCATCTGCTTGGGACGCTGGGCGACTTGCCGGGAGCCGTCACCGCTTACCGCCGCGCCATTGCCCTTGCCCCTCATCACGGCGAGGCCTGGTGGGGATTGGCGAACCTCAAGGTCAAGGTGTTCGAGGCGGCAGATGTCGAGCAGTTGCGGGCGCTGACAAACGAGACGGGCCTCGATGGCGAGCGCCGCTCCCTTCTTCATTTCGCGCTGGCCAAGGCGTTGCAGGATTCCCGCGATTACGATTCCTCCTATCGTCACTACGTAGCGGCCAATCGCCTCCGCAAGGTCTTGCTTCCCGCACCCGTCGATCCCATCCGCGCGGAGGTCGACCGGTCGATCTGCTTCTTCACGGCCGAACGGTTTGAAACGGCTTCCCGTGCGGAGGAGAGTTCTTCAGGTCCAATCTTCATCGTTGGAATGCCGCGGTCGGGCTCGACCCTGGTCGAACAGATCCTCGCCAGCCACTCGCTGGTCGAGGGCACATCCGAGCTGCCCTATATTCCGATGCTCGTTCACCGGCTCATGTCCGAACGACGGGGGGAAGGTGCGTTGCGCTTTCCCGAAGTGCTTGATGGAGTTCCGACGGAGAAGCTTGCGGAGCTTGGACAGGCCTATCTCGATGCCGCGCGTCCACACCGCCGCAGCGACACGCCCTTCTTCATCGACAAGCTGCCTGACAATTGGCGCTACGTCGGCCTCATCCGCATGATCCTGCCCGGCGCCCGCATCGTGGATGCGCGGCGCGGAGCGATGGCATGCCTGTGGTCGAACTACCGTCAGTGGTTCGCCCGTGGGCAGGAGTATAGCTACGATTTCGACGACCTCGTCGAGCAGTACCGGCAGTATTTACGCCTGATGGCGCATATGGATGCGGTTGCACCGGGTGCTGTCATTACGGTCCAGCATGAGGACGTTCTTGACGACAGTGAGCGGGAAGTCCGTCGCCTGCTGGCCAGACTTGGTCTTCCGTTCGAGCCCTCCTGCCTCGAGTTCTACAGGAACAACCGTCCAGTGCGCACCGCCAGCGCCCAACAGGTCCGTCGGCCGATCGATCAGAGCACGCGGGAAGACTGGAAGAACTTCCGGCCTTGGATAGGCGAGCTGGAGGACAAGGTCGCGAGTCTCACGAACGTGCGACGCTGA
- a CDS encoding TonB-dependent receptor — MRVLLACSTGLSTSLAGMLIAAQPASAQTAQPATQSNEQTAAAAATDPNAPTATSTQATDPNAPPPAPTAGGPTIDSAAQNENNTVVVTGSRIRSPNLTSVVPVTTISGEDFFKTGQTSIGDVLNQLPALRSTFSQANSTRFLGTSGLNLLDLRGLGTQRTLVLVNGRRHVAGDILNSASSVDTNTIPTDLIDRTDIITGGDSAVYGSDALAGVVNFVLKDHYSGVQLRAQDGISPHGDAGNSFISLLAGKNFADGRGNVAVNLEYAHQADFYASDRAAYRTVNGFVQINENGSATAPQNDYFRDIRNGFYTNAGTFLTYLGGDSYTPFIFQPDATLIQQTGTPVGLAPFPSYLGGNGDNFRDGKQFAFRPKLDRYNANIVGHFEMSPAFVPFIEGSYSRTDSFGSASGPFFTASIGDTYNINNPYLTDQARGIIRDYYTMAYADDPSFDPNNFDFTFYKNAVDLTNRSEKARRQTYRGVVGVRGDFNGDWNYEVSANYGKFTENTAILGNINLQRYLLAIDAVDQGLATGGTANGNIVCRSRVDPTAASTYGGADQTFANAELANDVASCVPLNLFGNGKVTDAARNYLLQNSYARGRITQFDINGFVNGDTSGFFNFQGGPIGFVVGGEYRRETAFYKQDAATAAGLTFYNAIPEFNPTAFEVKEAFGEIRFPIFKDLPFARLLTVSAAARVSDYKGSTGTVASYNGGVEWSPVRSLRLRGNYSRAVRAPNLSDLYTPLGQNYFQFSDPCSQRNLGSGSQYRTANCRAAGVPVGYDYVYRSTPGYLSGGNSNLQAETSNSFTVGGVFAPTQGFLRGFSASADYYNIKVKNVINSPSAQGIIDACYDLPTLNNQFCSLFTRDTTVGLTAPEYVQNSLRVIPLNYAKLKTSGIDFDVGYQHKFGRVGDLSLRMIYTLSLSNSNFLDPTNPAFEDRTLSELGQPRNRFTFNAGLRTGPFVISYKLRYVGPMFNGAYEDYNSLQGRPPENPYQYPAAYRLYPAITYHDARIEFDVSKNSNFYLGVDNLFDQLPPFGLTGAGGGSGIYDNVGRFFYAGVQAKF, encoded by the coding sequence ATGCGCGTTCTACTTGCTTGCAGCACCGGCCTTAGCACCTCGCTCGCCGGAATGCTGATCGCCGCTCAACCAGCGTCGGCGCAGACCGCGCAGCCGGCCACGCAAAGCAACGAGCAGACCGCCGCCGCTGCTGCCACGGATCCGAACGCGCCCACCGCGACTTCGACCCAGGCGACCGATCCGAACGCTCCGCCGCCCGCGCCGACTGCCGGTGGCCCGACCATCGATAGCGCCGCGCAGAACGAGAACAATACCGTGGTCGTCACGGGGTCGCGCATCCGCAGCCCTAACCTCACCTCGGTCGTGCCGGTCACCACCATCAGTGGGGAAGACTTCTTCAAGACTGGTCAGACGTCGATTGGTGACGTCCTGAACCAGCTCCCGGCTCTTCGCAGCACCTTCAGCCAGGCAAACTCGACCCGCTTCTTGGGCACGTCGGGCCTCAACCTGCTCGACCTTCGCGGGCTCGGCACGCAGCGCACCCTGGTGCTGGTGAACGGCCGCCGTCACGTGGCGGGCGACATCCTCAACAGCGCTTCGTCGGTCGACACCAACACTATCCCGACCGATCTGATCGATCGCACCGACATCATCACCGGCGGCGACTCTGCCGTTTATGGTTCGGACGCCCTCGCGGGCGTGGTGAACTTCGTGCTAAAGGATCACTACAGCGGCGTGCAGCTTCGAGCCCAGGATGGGATCAGCCCGCATGGTGATGCGGGCAACAGCTTCATCAGCCTGCTCGCCGGCAAGAACTTCGCTGACGGCCGCGGCAACGTCGCGGTGAATCTTGAATATGCCCATCAGGCGGACTTCTACGCCAGCGACCGAGCGGCGTACCGCACCGTTAACGGTTTCGTGCAGATCAACGAGAACGGCAGCGCCACCGCGCCGCAGAATGATTACTTCCGTGACATTCGGAATGGTTTCTATACGAACGCCGGTACCTTCCTCACCTATCTCGGCGGCGACAGCTACACGCCCTTCATCTTCCAGCCGGACGCCACGCTGATCCAGCAGACCGGCACGCCGGTCGGCCTGGCGCCGTTCCCCTCTTATCTTGGTGGCAACGGTGACAACTTCCGCGACGGCAAGCAGTTTGCTTTCCGGCCGAAGCTCGACCGCTACAATGCCAACATCGTCGGCCACTTCGAAATGAGCCCGGCCTTCGTGCCCTTCATCGAAGGCAGCTATTCGCGTACCGATTCATTCGGCAGCGCGTCCGGGCCATTCTTCACGGCCTCGATCGGCGACACCTACAATATCAATAATCCTTATCTGACTGATCAGGCGCGCGGGATCATCCGCGATTACTACACAATGGCTTATGCGGACGATCCGAGCTTCGATCCGAACAACTTCGATTTCACCTTCTATAAGAATGCAGTTGACCTAACGAACCGTTCGGAAAAGGCCCGTCGTCAGACCTACCGCGGCGTGGTCGGCGTGCGCGGCGACTTCAATGGCGACTGGAACTACGAAGTCTCGGCGAACTACGGCAAGTTCACCGAGAATACGGCCATCCTGGGCAACATCAACTTGCAGCGTTATCTGCTGGCGATTGACGCCGTGGACCAGGGCCTCGCCACCGGTGGCACAGCCAACGGCAATATCGTGTGCCGCTCCCGGGTCGATCCGACTGCGGCCAGCACCTACGGCGGCGCCGACCAGACTTTCGCCAACGCCGAGCTGGCGAATGACGTGGCGAGCTGCGTCCCTCTCAACCTGTTCGGCAACGGCAAGGTAACGGACGCGGCCCGCAACTATCTGCTTCAGAACTCTTACGCTCGCGGCAGGATCACGCAGTTCGACATCAATGGCTTCGTCAACGGCGACACGAGTGGCTTCTTTAACTTCCAAGGCGGACCGATTGGCTTCGTGGTTGGCGGTGAGTACCGGCGTGAAACTGCCTTCTACAAGCAGGATGCGGCAACTGCGGCGGGCCTCACCTTCTACAACGCTATTCCGGAGTTTAATCCGACCGCGTTTGAGGTCAAAGAAGCGTTCGGCGAGATTCGGTTCCCAATCTTTAAGGATCTGCCTTTCGCGCGCCTGCTGACTGTGAGCGCTGCGGCCCGCGTTTCCGACTATAAGGGCTCCACCGGGACCGTTGCGAGTTACAACGGCGGTGTCGAATGGTCTCCGGTGCGGAGTTTGCGTCTGCGCGGCAACTACTCGCGCGCTGTTCGCGCTCCGAACCTCTCCGATCTGTACACGCCGTTGGGTCAGAACTACTTCCAGTTCTCTGACCCCTGCTCGCAGCGTAATCTCGGGTCGGGCAGTCAGTATCGTACAGCGAACTGTCGGGCAGCCGGCGTTCCGGTCGGTTATGATTACGTCTACCGGTCGACTCCCGGCTATTTGTCGGGCGGCAACTCAAACCTGCAGGCGGAAACCTCCAACTCCTTCACCGTGGGCGGTGTGTTCGCCCCGACGCAAGGATTCCTGCGGGGCTTCTCGGCTTCGGCCGACTATTACAACATCAAGGTCAAGAACGTGATCAACTCGCCGTCGGCGCAAGGGATCATCGATGCTTGCTACGATCTGCCGACGCTGAACAACCAGTTCTGCAGCCTGTTCACCCGTGACACGACCGTGGGTCTCACCGCTCCGGAATACGTGCAGAACAGCCTGCGGGTAATCCCGTTGAACTATGCGAAGCTGAAGACCTCGGGCATCGATTTCGATGTCGGCTACCAGCACAAGTTCGGCCGGGTGGGCGACCTGTCGCTGCGCATGATCTACACGCTGTCGCTATCGAACAGCAATTTCCTCGACCCAACCAATCCGGCGTTCGAAGACCGCACCCTGTCGGAACTGGGCCAACCGCGCAACCGCTTCACGTTCAACGCCGGCCTCAGGACCGGCCCCTTCGTGATCAGCTACAAGCTTCGCTACGTCGGGCCGATGTTCAACGGCGCTTATGAAGACTACAACAGCCTCCAGGGCCGTCCGCCGGAGAACCCCTATCAATACCCCGCGGCTTACCGCCTATATCCGGCAATTACCTATCATGATGCCCGGATCGAGTTCGACGTTAGCAAGAACAGCAACTTCTACCTGGGCGTCGACAATCTCTTCGACCAGCTGCCGCCGTTCGGGCTGACCGGCGCCGGTGGCGGAAGCGGCATCTACGACAACGTCGGCCGCTTCTTCTATGCCGGCGTCCAGGCCAAGTTCTAA